One Desulfobaccales bacterium genomic window, GGACCAACCGATCGCCGTAGAGCCCGCGCAGAGATTTCTGCAATGCTGACAATACCGTCTGGATTAACGGATTCATACCGTCTCTTTTTGATTGGTATAATCTCTTAGATGGAACAAATTAACAATTATAATAGAATGTTTCAAACCTTATTATCAAGACCGCGATTAATCAATCGCCCTTTCCCGATAAATTATTAAGCCTGTGGTCTTGGCCATTCAGGGTTTGAATTGGCGCCCGTCTACGGCCTCACCCCTGACTCACCCCTGCAAAAGTCATTGACAAAATGGGGTAAAAAAAGATATTTTTATAAAATTAGGTCCTAACTTTTCTTAGGAGGAAGAGAATGGCTGAGCCCCTTCAGGTAAGCGATGCTGATTTCGAACAGGAAATCCTGAAGTCCGATATGCCGGCTTTGGTGGATTTTTGGGCGGCTTGGTGCGGCCCCTGCCGGGCCATTGCTCCGGTGGTGGAAGAATTGGCCCGGGATTACCAAGGCAAGGTGAAAGTGGCCAAGATGAACGTGGATGAAAACGCAAAAACTCCGGCAAAATACGGCATCAGGGCCATCCCCACTTTGATCATCTTCAAAGGGGGACAGGTGGTGGAACAGATCACTGGCGCCGTCTCCCGTTCCATCATCGAAAACGCCTTAAAGAAAGCCCTCTAAGCCGTCGATCTGGCATGCCTGAGTGGGATAATGGGCAGATGATGACCACCAATCTCATTGAAAACTACCCGGGATTCCCCAAGGGAGTCACCGGCTTCGATCTCGAATTCCGCCGCCAAGAAGTCCTGGAACCGCGGGAGATGGCTCGGTTGCGGCCATTACCGTGGAAAACTACCTGGAAGAGCTGAAGCGAGGGTAACCTATGACCAAAAAAACTATCGCTCAAAACCTTTTAGCACTGGTCCTGGTGTTCGCCATCAGCGGTTGCGGTACCTTCAAGGGCTGGTTCTCTAAAAAGAAACCCGATGCGCCCCCGGACGTCTTGGCCGAGGAAGGTATTAAAAACTTAAAAAAGAAAAAGTACGATGATGCTATCGAGACCTTCGAAAAAGTGAGGGACCGGTACCCTTACAGTGAGCAGGCCACTATGGCCCAGCTCAAGGTCGCCGACGCCTATTTCTTCAAAAAAAAGTATGACGAAGCCATGCAGGCTTACAAGGAATACGAAAAACTTCACCCCACCAGTAAGGCCGTGCCTTACTGCATTTACCGGGAAGGTCAGTGCTGCTATCGCCAGCGCTCGACTATAGATCGGGACCAGACCTATACCCAAAGGGCCATTGACGAGTTCAAGCGGTTAAAACAAAAGTTCCCCGATTCCGAATATGTGTCCAAGGCAGATACCTATCTGGCCCGCTGCCGCAAAGACCTGGCGGACCATGAGTTCTATGTGGCTGAGTATTATCATAAGACGAAGCGCCACCAGGCCGCCCTCGACCGCTATCAAACCCTGATTCAGGATTATCCCGACCACCCCAAGGTTCCCCAAGCCAAGCAAAGTATCGAGGAATGTCAAAAGAACCTTGCCAAGACAGACAAGCCCAACGGCATCCTCTCCAAGGTTGGCAGCATTTTTGACGCCAAGTGGTAACGACTCCCCGGGGTCGGCTCAGTGCCGGCCCCCCTGCTTTAGCTTTGAGCCTTTCTCACTTGTCATCTCAGCCACAAGCCTAGCCACCCCCTCGACAATCTCGCCCACGTCATGCCAGGGTCACCTGTTTATAAGCAGATTTTGTAACTGCCAGGCGTTTTGGGCTGCAAAGCCGGCTTCGTCGTTATCGAAGTAGCAAAAGACCTCTCGACCCTGTCGGCTCCAGGCAGCAATGGCTCCGGCCCATTCTTCCAGGGTCTGGGCGAGGTACCGGCCCTGATAGGGGCCTTTGGGGCCATGAAGCCGGATATAGACAAAATCTGCCGTGACTTCTAAGGGGGAGAGATATCCGCCAAGGTCATAGATACAGAACGCCACATTATACTGCATCAGCAGGTCTAATGTCTGGTCATTGATCCAGCTCTGATCCCGCAACTCAAGAGTATAGCGCCAGGTCTCGGGCAGCGCCGTAAGAAACGCGGCCAGCCGCTCTCTATTAAAGTGCCAGCCCGGGGGCAACTGGAAGAGGATGGGACCCAACTTGTCCTTGAGGAGCGGCACCCTTTCCAGAAATGGCGCCAGGGACCGCTCCGGGTCCTTCAGTTTCTTCATGTGGGTGATGAAGCGGCTGCCTTTGACGGAAAAAATGAAGCCCGGGGGTACACCGTCCCGCCAGGTCGACAGAGCTCGTTCCGTGGGCAGTTGGTAGAAAGAATTATTGATTTCTACGGTATGGAAATGGCGGGCGTAGAATGCCAGGAACCCTTCCGAGCCCAGGGTTTCAGGATAAAAAGGCCCCCGCCAATGTCTGTAGTGCCATCCCGAGGTGCCGATATGGATAAGTCCAGCGGTCTTCATCGCGGCAAGGACGAAAATGCGCTCAAACAGATAATTGGGTAGCTAGTCACTATCCTTGAATACCCCCTTCTCTCTGCAAGGTTTTTTCAGATAGATAGTTACCATTTCTCGCAGGTGGCATGTCCATGCGGCCACAATCTTCACTAATCGAGCCATTATCAGGGGTATTGGTATTGGTTCAAAAGCTCGGCTGTAATGAAGTAATTGGTTCTGGGAGTTTGGTATGCCAAATGGTTTTGGAAAATTATTTTTTCGACGAAATTTATGCTATCATGCATCTCGCTTTCAAAGGAGAAAAATTCTTGTGTAAAACTCTGAACCAGAGTTCCCATTTTATTGAACGCGTTGGCCTTGGCTGACTCATATTCTCGGCAAATAAAAAGTTAGTTTCCTTGGTTAATTTCTTATATCGGTAGGTATTTGCCTCATTATCAACCTATTATAATACGTATAGCTATTTGAATATATGCAAAATACAAATAAATATCTAAATAGAGAGATTATCACTTTTGCTTGGTTAAACAGTTATGCTATTTTATATGTGTTTTTGATTAAAAATATACTGAGCGGGAGTGAAAACCCCAGTGTATTTTATGTATTATTCGCCAAATATGAGATTTTAATTTTCATTTTAATTTATATTATGCTCGCTCTTGTCTATTTAGCAATAAATAAAATCAACTTTATGGCTTCGGTTCATAAAAAGCATAGTGTATTAACCTTAACAACAAAAGTTAATTTTTGTTTACCTGTTGCTACGTTTATAATTACGTTTATCGGGACCTTTATTGTTTTTCACAATTACCCATTAGCCATGGATGAATATGCCCCTCAGTTTCAGGCGGCGATATTTGCAGCTGGAAGACTAAAAGCTGTGGTGGCACAGCCCTGGCGGGAATTTGCTACCTCATTACAACCTATCTTTACGGTCTATGACAACAGTTCGCATAGTTGGCATCAAGCCTATTTGCCGGTTTATGCGGCCATTAGAGCTCTTTTCTTGAAATTGGGTTTTGCTTCAGTCACAAACCCATTTCTGGCCGCGTTAAGCGTGATCTTTATCGGACTGGCAGCCAGAAATATCTGGCCTCGCGAGAAAAATGCACCGCTCTTGGCCATGCTCCTGTTGATGTCTTCCTCACAATTTTTGATAACTTCCATGACTGGATATTCAATGCCGGCCCATCTTCTCCTTAATATTGTCTGGATCTATTGCTATACTCACAAGCAGGAATTTTTAGGGTTTCTTTTGCCGATTATCGGCGTTATTGCTTTGGGGGTCCATAACCCGTTTGTCCACGCCTTGTTTGTGGCGCCATTTTTATTACGCATTTTAAGGGAACGGACCTGGAAATTTTCCCTTTATGTTGGCGTGATTTATGGACTGGGAGTTTTATTTTGGTTCTATTATTGGAAAGTTATCTGTCCCATTCCAAGTCTCGGCTCAACTAATAATCATGTCAGGATATTTGGTCCTCCAGGATTAATCCAATTATTAATAATTCAACCCATTAATTTATTTTTGATAATATCATGGCAATCGCTGGCCATCACTATTTTGGCTTTTTTGGTCATCAGGAAATGGCGGCAGATAGGTTCTCTTCAACATGATTTGTTCTGGGGATGCGCTCTGACGTTTGGGTTTTATTTCTTTTTTGCTTCCGACCAGGGACATGGCTGGGGATACCGTTATATATATGGAGTGCTGGGCAATCTCATCTTACTG contains:
- a CDS encoding outer membrane protein assembly factor BamD produces the protein MTKKTIAQNLLALVLVFAISGCGTFKGWFSKKKPDAPPDVLAEEGIKNLKKKKYDDAIETFEKVRDRYPYSEQATMAQLKVADAYFFKKKYDEAMQAYKEYEKLHPTSKAVPYCIYREGQCCYRQRSTIDRDQTYTQRAIDEFKRLKQKFPDSEYVSKADTYLARCRKDLADHEFYVAEYYHKTKRHQAALDRYQTLIQDYPDHPKVPQAKQSIEECQKNLAKTDKPNGILSKVGSIFDAKW
- a CDS encoding DUF72 domain-containing protein; translation: MKTAGLIHIGTSGWHYRHWRGPFYPETLGSEGFLAFYARHFHTVEINNSFYQLPTERALSTWRDGVPPGFIFSVKGSRFITHMKKLKDPERSLAPFLERVPLLKDKLGPILFQLPPGWHFNRERLAAFLTALPETWRYTLELRDQSWINDQTLDLLMQYNVAFCIYDLGGYLSPLEVTADFVYIRLHGPKGPYQGRYLAQTLEEWAGAIAAWSRQGREVFCYFDNDEAGFAAQNAWQLQNLLINR
- the trxA gene encoding thioredoxin, coding for MAEPLQVSDADFEQEILKSDMPALVDFWAAWCGPCRAIAPVVEELARDYQGKVKVAKMNVDENAKTPAKYGIRAIPTLIIFKGGQVVEQITGAVSRSIIENALKKAL